A single Tenacibaculum sp. Bg11-29 DNA region contains:
- a CDS encoding ABC transporter permease: protein MFDLDRWREIFQSISKNKLRSVMSGFTVAFAILLFTLLFGIVSGLSNSFKGAFVDDAMNTMRVRVWKTSKPYKGLQTGRTIQLKNKDYNFIKETYEDKIQHQTARIYKNVTISYKSKSDSYRLRAVHPDHQFLEKTIIDEGRYINERDLKEKSKVIVIGRLVKQDLFGEKPALGKRVSVNGISYLIIGIFSDAGGDNEERQTYMPVTTAQMIYGNNDHLSQIIVGYDPKLSLDEAIAFGNKMERDLRKNLGIHPDDQSALSVRNMAEANKGVGTFMLALYFIVIFVGSGTLIAGIIGISNIMIFVIKERTKEFGIRKALGAKPSSIVGMVVQESVLITTIAGYLGLSLGTYILSLIGDSLEKYFIKDPSVSPGIVIGATIVLILSGLIAGYIPAKRAANIKPIVALRAD, encoded by the coding sequence ATGTTTGATTTAGATCGTTGGAGAGAAATATTTCAAAGCATTAGTAAAAATAAATTACGTTCAGTAATGTCTGGTTTTACAGTTGCTTTTGCAATATTATTATTTACCTTACTTTTTGGTATTGTAAGCGGATTGAGTAACTCATTTAAAGGTGCTTTTGTTGATGATGCAATGAATACAATGAGGGTTAGAGTTTGGAAAACTTCAAAACCTTATAAAGGATTACAAACTGGTAGAACAATTCAGTTAAAAAATAAAGATTATAATTTTATTAAAGAAACTTACGAAGATAAAATTCAACACCAAACGGCTAGAATTTATAAAAACGTAACTATTTCTTATAAAAGTAAATCTGACAGTTATCGATTACGAGCAGTACATCCAGATCATCAGTTTTTAGAAAAAACAATTATAGATGAAGGTAGGTATATTAACGAAAGAGATTTAAAAGAAAAATCGAAGGTTATTGTTATTGGTCGTTTAGTAAAACAAGATTTATTTGGAGAAAAACCTGCATTAGGTAAACGTGTAAGCGTAAACGGAATTTCGTATCTAATTATTGGAATATTTTCTGATGCTGGAGGAGATAATGAAGAGCGTCAAACTTACATGCCGGTTACTACAGCACAAATGATATATGGTAATAATGATCATCTAAGTCAAATTATTGTAGGTTATGATCCTAAATTAAGTTTAGATGAAGCGATTGCATTTGGTAATAAAATGGAGCGTGACTTACGTAAGAATTTAGGAATACATCCAGACGATCAAAGTGCACTTTCTGTACGAAACATGGCAGAAGCAAATAAAGGGGTGGGAACATTTATGTTAGCACTATATTTTATTGTGATATTCGTTGGGTCTGGTACTTTAATAGCAGGTATTATAGGTATTAGTAATATTATGATTTTTGTTATTAAAGAAAGAACGAAAGAATTTGGTATTAGAAAAGCATTAGGAGCAAAACCATCATCAATTGTTGGTATGGTAGTACAAGAATCCGTTTTAATAACCACTATAGCTGGGTACTTAGGTTTATCTTTAGGAACTTATATTTTAAGTTTAATAGGAGATAGCTTAGAAAAATACTTTATAAAAGATCCAAGTGTAAGTCCTGGTATTGTAATAGGAGCAACCATCGTTTTAATTTTATCAGGATTAATTGCTGGATATATACCAGCAAAAAGAGCCGCGAATATTAAACCAATTGTAGCATTAAGAGCAGATTAA
- a CDS encoding ABC transporter ATP-binding protein, with product MIKIENLHKSYPIGKDKLHVLKGLDLHIKEGEFVSIMGSSGSGKSTLLNIVGLLDSHDEGKYYLNGELIEDLNEKKAAILRNKFLGFVFQSFNLISYKTALENVALPLYYKGVNRKERSKIALDYLEKVGLKDWANHLPNELSGGQKQRVAIARALVTKPKVVLADEPTGALDSTTTDSVMDLLKEINDEGMTVFVITHEEEVAEQTNRIVRLKDGVIISDEYTSVNNTKEKIKAV from the coding sequence ATGATTAAAATAGAAAACCTACACAAATCCTATCCAATAGGAAAAGACAAACTTCATGTTTTAAAAGGACTTGACTTGCATATTAAAGAAGGTGAATTCGTATCTATTATGGGATCTTCAGGATCTGGGAAATCTACTTTATTAAATATAGTTGGCTTGTTAGATTCACATGATGAAGGGAAGTATTATTTAAATGGTGAGTTAATTGAAGATTTAAACGAGAAAAAAGCTGCAATTTTACGTAACAAATTTTTAGGTTTTGTTTTTCAGTCTTTCAACTTAATATCTTACAAAACAGCTTTAGAAAACGTAGCATTACCTTTATATTATAAAGGAGTTAATAGAAAAGAAAGATCAAAAATTGCTTTAGATTACCTTGAAAAAGTTGGTTTAAAAGACTGGGCTAATCATTTACCAAATGAACTTTCTGGAGGGCAAAAACAACGTGTTGCAATAGCAAGAGCTTTAGTTACTAAACCTAAAGTTGTGTTAGCAGATGAGCCAACAGGAGCATTAGATTCTACTACTACAGATTCGGTTATGGATTTATTAAAAGAAATTAATGATGAAGGTATGACTGTTTTTGTAATTACGCATGAAGAAGAGGTAGCAGAGCAAACAAATAGAATTGTTCGTTTAAAAGATGGGGTTATTATAAGTGATGAATATACTTCAGTAAACAATACTAAAGAAAAAATTAAAGCAGTTTAA
- a CDS encoding thiol-disulfide oxidoreductase DCC family protein produces the protein MVDLPTNKKIILFDGVCNFCNDAVLKVIKYDTKNQFVFASLQSYIGKEITNHLGIDITKIDSIILYEPKIAYYIKSTAALKIMINFGGIWNLATVFNLIPETIRNYSYDFIAKNRYKWFGKKEVCMIPSKEIQKKFL, from the coding sequence ATGGTTGATTTACCTACTAATAAAAAAATAATTTTGTTTGATGGAGTGTGTAATTTTTGTAATGATGCTGTTTTAAAAGTTATTAAATACGACACTAAAAACCAGTTCGTTTTTGCTTCATTACAATCTTATATTGGAAAAGAAATTACAAATCATTTAGGTATAGATATTACTAAAATAGATTCTATTATTTTGTATGAACCTAAAATTGCTTACTACATTAAATCAACCGCAGCCTTAAAAATTATGATCAATTTTGGTGGTATTTGGAATTTAGCGACTGTTTTTAATTTGATACCTGAAACTATTAGAAATTATAGTTACGATTTTATTGCTAAAAACAGATACAAATGGTTTGGTAAAAAAGAAGTTTGTATGATTCCTTCAAAAGAAATTCAAAAGAAATTTTTATAA
- a CDS encoding YncE family protein yields MKINKLFTLILVLGAIIFTSCSDDNTPDLPKGDYDKGILISGEGSGSTGSISYVSNDLTTNENLIYKKVNNSELGTFLQSIAFDDDSAYIIVDNQNTITAVDRYSFTKKGEITSNLETPRYMVVSNDKGYVTNWGTTEGFVAVFDMNSYSFIKKITISTGPERILEKNGKLYVSHKGGNGSNNVISVIDILTDDVQEIIVNDKPDEMFFNNSGNLVVLSEGKAAWTKDETLASISKIDLNDNSVTKMEFKDGEHPSLMVFDNNIIYYNLGSKVYKMNTSETSLSSIEFLTIELFTTGYSEFYGMEVKDNKLYALSTRFSDLSELKVFNLIDNSEIKTIEAPIGASKIYFNN; encoded by the coding sequence ATGAAAATTAATAAATTATTTACGCTTATACTAGTATTAGGGGCTATTATATTTACTTCTTGTAGCGATGATAATACACCAGATTTACCAAAAGGAGATTACGACAAAGGTATTTTAATAAGTGGTGAAGGTAGTGGAAGTACTGGTTCAATTTCTTATGTATCTAATGATCTTACTACTAACGAAAATTTAATATATAAAAAAGTTAATAATAGTGAGTTAGGAACATTTTTACAGTCAATTGCTTTTGATGATGATAGTGCTTATATTATTGTAGATAATCAAAATACAATTACAGCAGTTGATAGGTATTCTTTTACAAAAAAGGGAGAGATAACTTCTAACTTAGAAACTCCTAGATATATGGTTGTTTCTAACGATAAAGGTTATGTAACAAACTGGGGAACAACAGAAGGTTTTGTAGCTGTTTTTGATATGAATAGTTATAGTTTCATAAAAAAAATAACTATTTCTACAGGTCCAGAGAGAATTTTAGAAAAAAATGGAAAATTATATGTTTCTCATAAAGGAGGTAATGGAAGTAACAATGTTATTTCTGTAATAGATATTTTAACAGATGATGTACAAGAGATTATCGTTAATGATAAACCAGATGAAATGTTTTTTAACAATTCAGGAAATTTAGTTGTTTTATCTGAAGGTAAAGCTGCTTGGACAAAAGATGAAACCCTTGCATCTATTTCTAAAATTGATTTAAATGATAATTCAGTAACGAAAATGGAGTTTAAAGACGGAGAACATCCTTCTTTAATGGTATTTGATAATAATATAATTTATTACAATTTAGGTAGTAAGGTTTATAAAATGAATACATCTGAGACTAGTTTATCTAGTATAGAATTTTTAACAATTGAGCTATTTACAACTGGATATTCTGAATTTTATGGAATGGAAGTTAAAGATAATAAGCTTTATGCTTTAAGTACTAGATTTTCTGACTTAAGTGAATTAAAAGTATTTAATTTAATAGATAACAGTGAAATTAAAACAATAGAAGCACCTATCGGGGCATCAAAAATTTATTTTAATAATTAA